CGGCGAGTTGATGTAGAGGTTGATGTCCTTGTCCGGGTCTTCCGACTCCAGGAACAGCAACTGGGCGACGATGACGTTGGCCACGTCATCGTCGATCTCCGTGCCCAGCATCACGATGCGGTCCTTCAGGAGCCGGCTGTAGATGTCGTACGAGCGCTCACCCCGGTGGGTCTGCTCGATGACGTAGGGAACGGGCATGAAGGGCATGTCGACCTCGGTGAGGGAACCTTACGAATACTTCGCCCGGCTCCTCAGGAATTCAATCGTCTTTTCCTCCCGGAGTCGGAGAGACAACCCGAGCCGCTCGTCGGCGCCCTTGAAGTACTTCTGCACCACGGCGACCGGCTGGCCCGCCTCGTTGGCGAGCTGCTCGATGCGGGCGTCCACGTCCGCGTCGGAGGCCTGGATGCCCTCCTTCTGAGCGATGGACTCGAAGAGCAGCGTGCCCTTCACTTCCTGGAGGGCCTTCTCGCGCATGTCTTCGCGCAGACGGTTGAAGTCCAGGTTCAGCTGGCGGGGGTCCACACCGGAGCGCTGGAGCTGCTGCAGCGCGCCGCGCAGCATGGAGTCCATGGCCCGCTCCACCATGGCGCGGGGCACGTCGAAGGTGTTGCGCTCCAGCAGCGCCTTCATCAGCGCCTCACGCTCCTCGCCCTCCACCTGGGACTTGCGCGCCTTCTCCATGTCCTCACGGAGCTTGGTGCGCAGCTCGTCAATGGATTGGGCGACGCCCGACTGCTTGGCGAAGTCGTCGTTCAGCTCGGGGACGATTTCCTTCTGCACGCCCTTGAGCGTGATGTGGAAGCGCGCCGTCTTTCCGCGCACCTCCTCCACCCGGTACTCCTGCGGGAAGGCGTAGTCGATGTCCTTGGACTCGCCGACCTTCACGCCCTCCAGGGCGGCAATCTTGGACTCCACCAGCTCACCGGGCTGCACCTGCACGGTGATGCCCTCCGCCTTGCTGCCCGCGAACGGCTGGCCGTCCACGGTGGCGTCGAAGTCCACGGTGACGTAGTCGCCGGAGGCGGCGGTGTCGCGGTCGGTGACGGGCTCCAGCCGGGCCATCGACTGGCGCATGCGCTCCAGCTGCTCGTTCACCTGCTCGTCGGTGACGGCGGTGTCGGACTTCGTCAGCGGCAGCTCGACGTAGTCCTTGGCCT
This Myxococcus xanthus DNA region includes the following protein-coding sequences:
- the tig gene encoding trigger factor: MKVQVEELSPIEKKLSIEVDNARVAEELSRAYSNLGRQVRLPGFRQGKVPRRILEQRFRDQVEDEVIQRVVQSAYVEAIREHNVEVVATPQVTNSGLKPNTPFTFEARVEVKPKVEAKDYVELPLTKSDTAVTDEQVNEQLERMRQSMARLEPVTDRDTAASGDYVTVDFDATVDGQPFAGSKAEGITVQVQPGELVESKIAALEGVKVGESKDIDYAFPQEYRVEEVRGKTARFHITLKGVQKEIVPELNDDFAKQSGVAQSIDELRTKLREDMEKARKSQVEGEEREALMKALLERNTFDVPRAMVERAMDSMLRGALQQLQRSGVDPRQLNLDFNRLREDMREKALQEVKGTLLFESIAQKEGIQASDADVDARIEQLANEAGQPVAVVQKYFKGADERLGLSLRLREEKTIEFLRSRAKYS